A single genomic interval of Prunus dulcis chromosome 5, ALMONDv2, whole genome shotgun sequence harbors:
- the LOC117629354 gene encoding calnexin homolog 1-like has protein sequence MVRVRAGVVPVLFLLVACFSFQQLFASDDTVFYDSFDETFEGRWTVSSKDDYQGLWTHSKSEGHEDYGLLVSEKAKKYAIVKELEKPVSLKDGTVVLQFETRLQNGLECGGAYLKYLRPQEAGWEPKIFDNESPYSIMFGPDKCGLTNKVHFIFKHKNPKTGEYVEHHLTTPPSVPSDKLSHVYTAILKPDNELRILVDGEEKRKANFLSADDFMPPLIPTKTIPDPEDKKPEDWDERAKIPDPNAVKPEDWDEDAPLEIVDEEAEKPEGWLDDEPEEIDDPDATKPEDWDDEEDGEFEAPKIENPKCVTAPGCGEWKRPMKRNPAYKGKWHAPLIDNPNYKGIWKPQEIPNPSYFEADQPDFEPVAAVGIEIWTMQDGILFDNILITKDEKVAETYRETTWKPKFEVEKEKQKDEEDVQGSEGFLSSFQKKVFDLLYTVADIPFLSAHKSKIIDLIEKAEQQPNLTVGIIVSIAVIIFTVFIKLLFGGKKPAIVEKKTTGTADASSSEEKEEEKEKEGTSSENEKETAAAPRRRTVRREN, from the exons ATGGTTAGGGTTCGCGCTGGTGTCGTTCCGGTGCTGTTTCTGCTCGTAGCTTGCTTTTCATTTCAGCAGTTATTTGCTTCCGACGATACG GTCTTTTACGACTCATTTGATGAAACATTTGAAGGTCGCTGGACCGTTTCTAGCAAAGATGACTACCAAG GTCTGTGGACTCATTCAAAGAGTGAGGGACATGAGGATTATGGCCTTCTTGTGAGTGAGAAGGCTAAGAAGTACGCAATAGTGAAGGAGCTTGAGAAGCCTGTGAGTCTGAAGGATGGAACTGTCGTCCTCCAATTTGAGACTCGTCTCCAAAACGGGCTTGAATGTGGTGGTGCCTATCTGAAATACCTTCGACCGCAGGAGGCTGGATGGGAACCTAAGATATTCGACAATGAGTCTCCTTATTCGATCATGTTTGGACCTGACAAATGTGGACTCACAAACAAGGTTCACTTTATTTTTAAGCATAAGAATCCCAAGACCGGAGAGTACGTTGAGCACCATCTGACGACCCCTCCCTCTGTTCCATCTGACAAACTTTCTCATGTGTACACTGCCATTCTGAAACCTGACAATGAGTTGCGAATTCTAGTTGATGGGGAGGAGAAGAGGAAGGCGAATTTCCTATCAGCTGATGATTTTATGCCTCCTCTTATTCCTACCAAGACAATTCCTGATCCAGAAGATAAGAAGCCTGAGGATTGGGATGAGAGAGCCAAAATCCCAGACCCTAATGCTGTAAAGCCAGAGGACTGGGACGAGGATGCACCCCTTGAAATTGTAGATGAAGAAGCAGAGAAACCTGAAGGATGGTTGGATGATGAGCCTGAGGAGATAGATGATCCTGATGCCACAAAACCAGAAGATTGGGATGATGAGGAGGATGGTGAATTTGAAGCCCCAAAGATCGAAAACCCAAAGTGTGTGACAGCCCCTGGTTGTGGTGAATGGAAGAGGCCAATGAAGAGAAATCCAGCTTACAAGGGAAAATGGCATGCCCCACTCATCGACAACCCTAATTACAAGGGTATCTGGAAGCCTCAGGAGATTCCAAACCCCAGTTACTTTGAAGCTGACCAACCAGACTTTGAGCCTGTAGCTGCTGTTGGCATTGAGATTTGGACAATGCAAGATGGTATATTGTTCGACAACATTTTGATCACAAAAGATGAGAAAGTTGCAGAAACATACCGGGAAACCACCTggaaaccaaaatttgaagttgagaaagagaaacaaaaggatGAGGAAGATGTTCAGGGTTCAGAAGGGTTCCTCTCCAGCTTCCAG AAGAAAGTATTTGACCTCCTATACACCGTAGCTGATATTCCCTTCTTAAGTGCCCACAAGTCTAAGATAATT GATCTCATTGAAAAGGCAGAGCAACAACCGAATCTCACCGTTGGCATCATTGTCTCCATTGCGGTGATCATCTTCACAGTTTTTATCAAGCTACTCTTTGGTGGGAAGAAACCT GCAATAGTTGAGAAGAAAACCACTGGAACGGCCGATGCTTCAAGCagtgaggaaaaggaagaagagaaggagaaggaaggTACTTCCTCTGAGAACGAGAAGGAAACAGCTGCTGCTCCCCGCCGAAGGACAGTAAGGCGTGAAAACTGA
- the LOC117629054 gene encoding uncharacterized protein LOC117629054: protein MAIPTGSLALKSVTLERYVVYIHKEVYPLNDVLECSGQDPESADATFQVAADAQDASLVNIKSSNGKYWRRADNESSWIVSDAVEIHEDQDSWECTLFRPVKVDDDPQNNRYRFQHAQLGYYIQPVAKWEGELILNAYQEATDDDQIFEVISKETQTL, encoded by the coding sequence ATGGCAATACCAACAGGGTCTTTAGCGCTTAAATCAGTCACGCTCGAGAGATACGTGGTCTACATACACAAAGAAGTCTACCCGCTGAATGATGTTCTCGAATGCTCCGGACAGGATCCTGAGAGCGCAGACGCAACGTTCCAAGTGGCGGCGGACGCTCAGGACGCCAGTCTGGTGAATATAAAATCCTCCAACGGCAAATACTGGAGGAGGGCAGACAATGAGAGTTCGTGGATTGTGTCCGATGCTGTCGAGATACATGAAGATCAAGACTCGTGGGAGTGTACACTCTTCAGGCCTGTGAAGGTTGATGACGACCCACAAAACAACAGATACAGATTCCAACACGCGCAACTCGGATACTATATACAGCCAGTCGCTAAATGGGAGGGTGAACTCATACTCAATGCATACCAAGAAGCCACCGACGACGACCAAATCTTTGAAGTCATTTCCAAAGAGACTCAAACATTATAA